The following proteins are co-located in the Tiliqua scincoides isolate rTilSci1 chromosome 8, rTilSci1.hap2, whole genome shotgun sequence genome:
- the MRPS23 gene encoding small ribosomal subunit protein mS23 — protein sequence MAGSRLEKLGTVFTRTRNLLRSGVMSKAKKPLWYDVYAAFPPLKEPLYREPRPKYGKVKNPVPPILYQEDEIRVKFYEAYGNGPRAFELSRLNFKSTCQRFVEKYKELQEQGELDDDRLFEETGKALLAEGIILRRKAMGNVTQQETKPKDPVLEMRLQAMLQEMQDNMQEQTPETTGAQKEDPSAS from the exons ATGGCGGGTAGTCGGTTGGAGAAACTGGGCACCGTGTTCACGCG GACACGGAACCTGCTGCGTTCTGGGGTGATGTCCAAGGCCAAGAAGCCGCTCTGGTATGATGTTTATGCAGCTTTTCCTCCTCTGAAGGAGCCTCTTTATCGGGAACCTCGTCCAAAGTATGGCAAAGTGAAGAATCCAGTCCCCCCCATCCTGTACCAAGAAGATGAGATCAGAGT GAAATTTTATGAAGCGTATGGAAATGGTCCTCGAGCCTTTGAACTGTCCCGCCTAAATTTCAAATCCACCTGCCAAAG GTTTGTTGAAAAATACAAGGAGCTGCAGGAGCAGGGAGAGTTGGATGATGACAGACTGTTTGAGGAAACGGGAAAAGCCCTTTTGGCAGAGGGAATTATCTTACGGAGAAAAGCCATGGGAAAT GTAACCCAGCAGGAAACCAAACCCAAGGATCCTGTGTTAGAAATGCGACTCCAGGCCATGTTGCAAGAAATGCAGGACAACATGCAAGAGCAGACGCCTGAGACCACAGGAGCACAAAAGGAAGACCCCTCAGCATCCTAA